Genomic segment of Malania oleifera isolate guangnan ecotype guangnan chromosome 7, ASM2987363v1, whole genome shotgun sequence:
GTTTCCATGGAAGACAACGAAGACCATAATTTATAATTtatccccccaaaaaaaaaagaaaaaagaaaataaaaacaaaaaaaagagaaaagaagctGTGAGTACAAAAAAGCCCCTCATTCTCCCTTATGTGGCGCACCCTAATTAGTCATTTCACCAACAATTattagtctctctctctctttctctctctaagcttTTGGTGCTTCCACGGCAATCATGGGAACCTGTGGAATTGGAACACTAATGGCAAAGGTAGCCACAGAACCCTTGTTTGTTTCATTCTTCCGCAGTTCATGATCATGAGTACTGTCATTATTTGCAGCTTCAATGTCGACGTCTTCAATCACGGTCGGCATCGGCGCCGACCGCCCCATCTCTCCGCCACTCTGCTTCACCGGTTCCGGCATCACTTCTGCTTCCTGCTCTTTGTACTCCTTGTATTTCCCCCACAGCACCGAGTACAGTCCTACTACTATCACAATGGCGCCCAAAACTCTGCAAACAATGAATTGTGTAAAAGGAGACTAGTTAGTAGATTATAGAAACAGAGATGTTTGCGAGAATAAGGGTGTATTTTGGACCAcgaatttttgtttttgttttttgccTTTAgcttttgttcttgtttttgctTTCGTTTTTGTTCTGCTTACAATACTTTTGTGGTTATGCTCGCTTAACAGTGCTGAGATTTGAGGGAAAAAAAAACAGTGGAAACAGTAGATATGAAAGTGGGGATTTGTTTCTTTTACGGATGTAATATTGGTTATAACTCAGCTACAACACCAAATTGGTATTATTACTTGTCTAATAATTATATTTCATCTACTAAACGCCATATTCCATGCTACAGttactttaaaaataataattgcgTACCCGGTTTTTTGTGAAAAAAATGGTACGccaaatatttttagaataaagagagagaaaaaagatcTTATTCCTGTTGAGaaccataaataaattttttaatattattgccATTATTGaagttaaattaataattaaaaaaagggGAAGTGGAAATGAATTACCCTCCAACATAAATCTTTTCAGCGAGGATGAAAGAGCCCATGATTGCCACAATGATCATCATAAGTGGGCTGAACGCAGTCACAAACACAGGCCCTCTTTTCTGCATCACCAACCCTTGCACATAGTATGCAATGCCTGATGACACTATCCCCTGCATCCAAACACAATGATATCAACACTCaattctaattttaattttagttttagttttagtttgagagagagagagagttacagCATAGGCAGCAGCAAGAAGGTTCATGTCCCATCCAATGGCCCAAACAGCGGAGGTGTGCTCCATGACAAAGGTGACAGCAATGGACTGCAGGGTGCCCGTAAAGCAGACGAGGGCAGTGAGGGAGAGCTGAGCAGAGTACCTCCTCATCGTAATGGCCTGAAGGATGAAGAAAGAAGCCCATGCGAGGGTGGCAATGATGAGGAGAATG
This window contains:
- the LOC131159821 gene encoding WAT1-related protein At5g07050-like, encoding MEGKGCLGNFMHRCKPYIAIMSLQFGYAGMNIITKVSLNRGMSHYVLVVYRHAFATAAIAPFALVLERKVRPKITFPIFLQIFALGLLGPVIDQNLYYAGLKFTSPTFSCAMSNMLPAMTFLMAVLCKMEKVDIRKVRCQAKVVGTVVTVGGAMLMTLYKGDVVNMVWSSHIHPPTSYSPTTVAAAGTTDRDWLKGSILLIIATLAWASFFILQAITMRRYSAQLSLTALVCFTGTLQSIAVTFVMEHTSAVWAIGWDMNLLAAAYAGIVSSGIAYYVQGLVMQKRGPVFVTAFSPLMMIIVAIMGSFILAEKIYVGGVLGAIVIVVGLYSVLWGKYKEYKEQEAEVMPEPVKQSGGEMGRSAPMPTVIEDVDIEAANNDSTHDHELRKNETNKGSVATFAISVPIPQVPMIAVEAPKA